A region of Gemmatimonadaceae bacterium DNA encodes the following proteins:
- a CDS encoding sialidase, protein MSLQLRPLQQLSRLALASAALIATSAQAQRRPAADPNAPITAAPYRFEFLGPATGGRFASLAGVEGDTAIWYAGSASGGIWKTTDGGANWRPIFDDQPVQAVGALAVAPSDRNVVWAGTGEAWTIRESDVQGDGVYKSTDAGATWRNVGLRETGRIARILVHPRDANVVYVCALGRTNGPQEERGVYKTTDGGSTWTRSLFVNTNTGCSDITMDAKDPEVLVAGTWEVVMKSWGMTSGGPGSGIWMTRNGGSSWKRVEHPGLPRPTIGKVGVAIAPSNSNRIFALIQTLNQGSLWRSDDGGASWQVVSWQRSLIGRAGYYNHVAVNSGNQDEVYVANSSFWRSMDGGKTFEDTRWGGDTHDIWISPSNPDHFGLTDDVGFTITTSHMKQRRRVVLNNGQMYHVAVDNRTPYWVYSNRQDNGTMRGPSDGYERGTPGMGPAGPTFYGMTTEGARDWDEGIGGCESGFTIPDPNDPDIIWASCYGNKVTRYNHKTRTSRSVQPYRITLDAPPDEIKYRCHWTAPLAIDPFDTQTVYYGCQVIFRTNNKGQSWDIISPDLSLNDTSRIKPSGGVISDNLGQFYGSVVFAIAPSKLKRGLIWAGTNDGKVWITRNGGGQWTDLSKNVTGMPAWGTIRKIEPSPHDAATAYMVVDLHTNDDRRPYLYKTSDYGQTWKSIVGDLPTSHPLDYVLAVAEHPERKGMLLAGTGHAFFYSMDDGAHWTQYQTGLPAAPVTWIEIPKGWNDAVVSTYGRGLWVLRDLKALQEGGVAAGGTTLFAPRPGIRRAREGRVDLTFRAADTTVVMLDITDAAGRLARTLKVKPHVGLNRVTWNLRYDLAVAVALRTSPPDNPYIWDEPPYKGKDTRPIAHWGIQQPQTQGPLGSPGRYTVTLRASGQVYTQPLTVLKASDLPTEDVDLVASTDAQVRVRDRLTETANVVNQLEVLRKNIEDQLKANASNATAVKALREMDQKMLDIELILLSRHDLHSDDKWFVETYRTYLSLLWLAGEIGSGAGDVAGGADWRPTDASMQTLKELEADLERAKAAYKVLIDKELPAFNARMSALLKPIA, encoded by the coding sequence ATGTCCCTCCAACTTCGCCCGCTCCAGCAGCTCTCCCGGCTCGCCCTTGCGTCCGCGGCCCTCATCGCCACGTCGGCGCAGGCCCAGCGTCGTCCGGCCGCCGACCCCAACGCGCCCATCACGGCAGCGCCATACCGCTTCGAGTTCCTTGGCCCCGCGACGGGCGGGCGCTTTGCCTCCCTTGCGGGCGTGGAGGGTGACACGGCGATCTGGTACGCCGGCTCGGCGTCGGGCGGGATCTGGAAGACGACCGATGGCGGTGCCAACTGGCGCCCGATCTTCGACGATCAGCCGGTGCAGGCGGTGGGCGCACTGGCGGTAGCGCCCAGCGATCGCAACGTCGTCTGGGCGGGAACGGGTGAGGCGTGGACGATTCGCGAGAGCGACGTGCAGGGCGATGGCGTTTACAAGTCGACTGACGCCGGTGCCACCTGGCGGAACGTGGGGCTGCGCGAGACGGGGCGCATTGCCCGCATCCTCGTGCACCCGCGGGATGCCAACGTGGTGTACGTCTGCGCGTTAGGCCGGACCAACGGCCCACAGGAGGAGCGCGGCGTCTACAAGACCACCGACGGCGGCAGCACCTGGACGCGGTCGCTGTTCGTGAACACCAACACCGGGTGCTCCGACATCACGATGGATGCGAAGGATCCGGAGGTGTTGGTGGCGGGCACGTGGGAGGTGGTGATGAAGTCGTGGGGGATGACGAGCGGCGGCCCGGGGAGCGGTATCTGGATGACGCGCAACGGCGGCAGCAGCTGGAAGCGCGTCGAACACCCCGGGCTTCCCAGGCCGACGATCGGCAAGGTGGGCGTGGCCATCGCTCCGTCCAACAGCAACCGCATCTTCGCCCTCATCCAGACGCTCAACCAGGGATCGCTCTGGCGCTCGGACGACGGCGGTGCAAGCTGGCAGGTGGTGAGCTGGCAACGCTCCCTGATCGGCCGGGCCGGCTACTACAACCATGTGGCTGTGAACAGCGGTAACCAGGACGAAGTCTACGTTGCCAACTCGTCGTTCTGGCGCTCGATGGATGGTGGGAAGACGTTCGAGGACACGCGCTGGGGCGGTGACACGCACGACATCTGGATCTCGCCCAGCAATCCCGACCACTTCGGTCTTACCGACGATGTGGGCTTTACCATCACCACGTCGCACATGAAGCAGCGACGGCGCGTCGTGCTCAACAACGGGCAGATGTACCATGTCGCGGTGGACAACCGCACTCCGTACTGGGTGTACAGCAACCGTCAGGACAACGGGACGATGCGCGGCCCCTCGGACGGTTATGAGCGCGGGACGCCGGGCATGGGGCCGGCCGGGCCCACGTTCTACGGGATGACCACTGAGGGCGCGCGCGACTGGGACGAGGGGATCGGAGGCTGCGAGTCGGGCTTCACCATTCCCGATCCCAATGATCCCGACATCATCTGGGCCTCGTGCTACGGTAACAAGGTCACGCGCTACAACCACAAGACGCGAACGTCGCGCTCGGTGCAGCCGTATCGCATCACCTTGGACGCTCCGCCCGACGAGATCAAGTACCGTTGTCATTGGACCGCGCCGCTTGCCATCGACCCGTTCGACACGCAGACGGTCTACTACGGCTGCCAGGTCATCTTCCGCACGAACAACAAGGGGCAGAGCTGGGACATCATCTCCCCCGACCTGTCCCTGAATGACACGTCGAGGATCAAGCCGAGCGGCGGGGTGATCAGCGACAACCTGGGACAGTTCTACGGCTCAGTGGTCTTCGCCATCGCGCCGTCGAAGCTCAAGCGGGGGCTCATCTGGGCTGGAACGAACGACGGCAAGGTCTGGATCACGCGCAACGGCGGTGGCCAGTGGACCGACCTGTCGAAGAATGTCACCGGTATGCCGGCGTGGGGGACGATCCGCAAGATCGAACCGTCGCCACACGACGCTGCCACGGCGTACATGGTCGTCGACCTGCACACCAACGACGATCGTCGCCCCTACCTCTACAAGACGAGTGACTACGGCCAGACATGGAAGAGCATCGTCGGTGACCTCCCGACATCGCACCCGCTCGACTATGTGCTCGCCGTCGCCGAGCATCCCGAGCGCAAGGGAATGCTGCTGGCGGGGACCGGACACGCCTTCTTCTACAGCATGGACGACGGTGCGCACTGGACGCAGTACCAGACCGGACTGCCTGCTGCACCGGTCACCTGGATCGAGATCCCCAAGGGGTGGAACGATGCCGTGGTGTCCACCTACGGGCGCGGGCTCTGGGTACTGCGCGACCTCAAGGCACTGCAGGAGGGGGGAGTTGCTGCTGGCGGTACAACTCTGTTCGCCCCGCGACCGGGCATCCGCCGCGCTCGAGAAGGGCGCGTGGACCTGACCTTCCGAGCCGCCGACACCACCGTGGTGATGCTCGACATCACCGATGCGGCGGGGCGGCTGGCGCGGACGCTCAAGGTGAAGCCCCATGTGGGCCTCAACCGCGTCACGTGGAACCTGCGTTACGACCTGGCGGTCGCGGTGGCGCTGCGCACGTCGCCGCCCGACAATCCATACATCTGGGACGAACCGCCCTACAAGGGAAAGGACACGCGCCCCATTGCCCACTGGGGCATTCAGCAGCCGCAGACCCAGGGACCGCTGGGCTCACCCGGGCGTTACACGGTGACGCTACGCGCCAGCGGCCAGGTGTACACGCAGCCGCTCACCGTCCTCAAGGCCAGCGACCTCCCCACAGAAGATGTGGACCTCGTGGCATCCACCGATGCGCAGGTGCGCGTACGCGACCGGCTCACCGAGACGGCCAACGTCGTCAACCAACTCGAGGTACTGCGCAAGAACATCGAGGACCAGCTCAAGGCCAACGCCTCCAACGCGACAGCGGTCAAGGCGCTCAGGGAGATGGACCAGAAGATGCTCGACATCGAGCTCATCCTCCTTTCGCGCCACGACCTGCACTCGGACGACAAGTGGTTCGTGGAGACGTACCGCACGTATCTCTCGCTCTTGTGGCTGGCAGGAGAAATCGGGAGCGGTGCCGGCGACGTGGCCGGCGGCGCCGACTGGCGCCCGACCGACGCGTCCATGCAGACGCTCAAGGAGCTGGAGGCCGACCTGGAACGCGCCAAGGCCGCCTACAAGGTGCTCATCGACAAGGAACTGCCGGCCTTCAACGCGCGAATGAGCGCACTGCTCAAGCCCATTGCCTGA